The following are encoded together in the Synergistaceae bacterium genome:
- the def gene encoding peptide deformylase, producing the protein MLEILHYPNAVLLKKSDPVDKFDDELAKLIKSLFATMYASNGVGLAAPQVGILKKLAVIEYEDNKIVLINPKVIEKKGLQDDEEGCLSFPGIYAHVNRPQWVKIETLDEQGNKKFIEAEGYTARAVLHEMDHLEGKLFIDYLSNLKKNAIRKKVSKHTGGHF; encoded by the coding sequence ATTTTAGAAATCTTGCATTATCCTAACGCGGTATTATTAAAGAAGTCCGACCCTGTAGACAAATTTGATGACGAACTCGCTAAATTAATCAAGTCATTATTTGCCACAATGTATGCATCTAACGGCGTGGGACTGGCTGCTCCTCAAGTGGGGATCTTGAAAAAATTAGCCGTAATTGAATACGAAGATAATAAAATTGTCCTGATAAATCCTAAAGTTATCGAGAAAAAGGGACTTCAAGACGACGAAGAGGGCTGCTTGAGCTTCCCGGGAATTTATGCGCATGTAAACCGGCCTCAATGGGTCAAAATCGAGACTCTTGACGAACAGGGCAATAAAAAATTTATTGAGGCTGAGGGATATACTGCGCGGGCTGTACTGCACGAAATGGATCACTTAGAGGGCAAATTATTTATTGATTATCTCTCAAATCTCAAGAAAAACGCAATCCGCAAAAAAGTTTCTAAGCACACGGGGGGACATTTTTAG
- the fmt gene encoding methionyl-tRNA formyltransferase, producing the protein MYWLIGTGQFAAMCLEGLNKRGFEFSKIITGLPTKSGRGNKEIPSPVEIKANSLGLEITRTGRLANNSELISELERENPKIIFVIDFGQLIKEPFLSHMCINIHPSLLPEYRGAAPIQRALLDNKTKTGVTLFRLVKEMDAGEILAQSGKIILPEYNASDLYKILAETGCDLAGENINNLVFTPQNENLATYANKLDKGEFILSFNMSAKKFYNTVRALDMSGGAYIFVRGKRVKIWRCELINNLSDSEPGKILDLSESIIISCADKAVSLLEVQSEGRKICTGLEWARGMRLKAGEIL; encoded by the coding sequence ATGTACTGGCTTATAGGGACGGGACAATTTGCGGCAATGTGTCTTGAAGGCTTGAATAAACGCGGCTTTGAATTCAGCAAAATTATAACGGGACTGCCTACTAAATCAGGACGAGGCAATAAAGAAATCCCCTCACCAGTCGAAATAAAAGCAAACTCACTCGGACTCGAAATAACACGAACGGGCAGACTTGCAAATAACAGCGAATTAATTTCAGAACTTGAACGCGAAAATCCTAAAATAATTTTTGTGATTGATTTCGGACAACTCATAAAAGAGCCTTTCTTGTCGCATATGTGTATAAACATTCACCCGTCATTATTGCCGGAATATAGGGGAGCTGCTCCGATTCAGCGCGCATTACTCGATAACAAAACAAAAACGGGAGTAACTTTATTCAGGCTCGTTAAGGAAATGGACGCGGGGGAGATTTTAGCACAATCCGGAAAAATTATTTTGCCCGAATATAACGCGTCTGATTTATATAAGATTCTTGCTGAAACTGGCTGCGACTTGGCCGGAGAAAATATTAATAATTTAGTATTTACTCCGCAAAATGAGAATCTAGCAACTTATGCAAATAAACTCGATAAGGGCGAATTTATACTATCATTTAATATGTCAGCAAAAAAATTTTATAACACAGTCAGGGCGCTTGACATGTCGGGCGGGGCTTATATTTTCGTGCGAGGTAAGAGAGTCAAAATTTGGCGTTGTGAATTAATAAATAATTTGAGCGATTCAGAACCGGGCAAAATTTTAGATTTAAGCGAGTCTATAATTATTTCTTGTGCTGATAAAGCCGTCTCATTGCTTGAAGTCCAGTCAGAGGGCCGGAAAATCTGCACAGGGCTTGAATGGGCGCGGGGGATGAGACTCAAAGCGGGCGAAATTTTATGA